In the genome of Microbacterium saperdae, one region contains:
- the obgE gene encoding GTPase ObgE produces MVSFVDTVTLHLRAGKGGNGCVSVHREKFKPLGGPDGGNGGDGGDVVLVADTQTGTLLSYHHSPHRSGGNGGPGMGDHRAGFMGETLELPVPVGTVVKSPDGQVLIDMIVPGERFVVAAGGQGGLGNAALSSPKRKAPGFALLGTPGYEGDVVLELKTVADVALVGYPSAGKSSLIGAISAARPKIADYPFTTLHPNLGVVQAGESRYTVADVPGLVEGASEGRGLGLEFLRHVERCSALLHVLDCATLEPGRDPISDLDVILGELAAYEVPEGQTPLLERPQLIALNKVDVPEARDLAELVRPDLEARGFRVFEISTISHEGLRPLTFALGEIVEKHRAETVVEVPERIVIRPRRSKKEFSIRVEGGTYGNVYRILGEKPVRWVQQTDFQNEEAVGYLADRLERLGVEDELFRVGAVQGSTVVIGEADSIVFDWEPTMTSAAELMTAPRGTDPRLAPNARRTTSERRETYYERMDAKAEARAEVEAQRLAAYRGDEE; encoded by the coding sequence ATGGTCAGCTTCGTCGACACCGTGACGCTGCATCTGCGCGCCGGCAAGGGCGGGAACGGCTGTGTCTCGGTCCACCGCGAGAAGTTCAAGCCGCTGGGCGGCCCTGATGGCGGAAACGGCGGAGACGGCGGAGACGTCGTGCTCGTCGCCGACACCCAGACGGGCACCCTGCTGTCCTACCACCACTCGCCGCACCGCTCCGGCGGGAACGGCGGACCCGGCATGGGCGACCACCGTGCCGGATTCATGGGCGAGACCCTCGAGCTCCCGGTCCCGGTCGGCACTGTCGTGAAGTCTCCCGACGGTCAGGTGCTGATCGACATGATCGTGCCGGGGGAGCGCTTCGTCGTCGCCGCCGGTGGGCAGGGCGGCCTGGGCAACGCCGCGCTCTCATCGCCGAAGCGCAAGGCTCCCGGTTTCGCACTGCTCGGCACGCCCGGATACGAGGGCGATGTCGTCCTCGAGCTCAAGACCGTGGCCGACGTCGCGCTGGTCGGCTACCCGTCCGCCGGCAAGTCGAGCCTGATCGGTGCCATCTCGGCCGCGCGGCCGAAGATCGCCGACTACCCGTTCACCACGCTGCACCCGAACCTCGGTGTCGTCCAGGCCGGCGAGTCCCGCTACACGGTCGCCGACGTGCCCGGTCTCGTCGAGGGAGCCAGCGAGGGCCGCGGTCTGGGACTCGAGTTCCTGCGCCACGTCGAGCGGTGCTCCGCGCTGCTGCACGTGCTGGACTGCGCGACGCTCGAGCCGGGTCGCGACCCGATCTCCGACCTCGACGTGATCCTCGGTGAGCTCGCCGCGTACGAGGTGCCGGAGGGCCAGACGCCGCTTCTGGAGCGTCCGCAGCTCATCGCCCTCAACAAGGTCGATGTGCCTGAGGCGCGCGACCTCGCCGAGCTCGTCCGCCCCGACCTCGAGGCCCGCGGGTTCCGCGTCTTCGAGATCTCGACCATCTCCCACGAGGGGCTGCGTCCGCTGACCTTCGCGCTGGGCGAGATCGTCGAGAAGCACCGCGCCGAGACCGTCGTCGAGGTGCCCGAGCGCATCGTCATCCGTCCGCGCCGCTCCAAGAAGGAGTTCAGCATCCGCGTGGAGGGTGGGACGTACGGCAACGTGTACCGCATCCTCGGCGAGAAGCCGGTGCGCTGGGTGCAGCAGACCGACTTCCAGAACGAAGAGGCCGTGGGCTACCTGGCCGATCGCCTGGAGCGTCTCGGCGTCGAGGACGAGCTGTTCCGCGTCGGAGCCGTTCAGGGCTCCACCGTCGTGATCGGCGAGGCCGACAGCATCGTGTTCGACTGGGAGCCGACCATGACCTCGGCCGCCGAGCTCATGACGGCCCCGCGAGGCACCGACCCGCGACTCGCGCCCA
- the rplU gene encoding 50S ribosomal protein L21, with the protein MVYAVVRAGGRQEKVEVGTIVQLDRVKAAQGENIELAAVLLVDGTSVTTDADKLAKVKVTAEVIGNLRGPKIIIQKYKNKTGYKKRQGHRQELTRVKITGIK; encoded by the coding sequence GTGGTTTACGCAGTAGTGCGCGCCGGTGGGCGGCAGGAGAAGGTCGAGGTCGGCACGATCGTTCAGCTCGATCGTGTGAAGGCTGCCCAGGGCGAGAACATCGAGCTCGCGGCCGTGCTGCTCGTCGATGGCACCTCTGTGACCACCGACGCTGACAAGCTCGCGAAGGTCAAGGTCACGGCTGAGGTCATCGGCAACCTGCGCGGACCGAAGATCATCATCCAGAAGTACAAGAACAAGACCGGCTACAAGAAGCGTCAGGGCCACCGCCAGGAGCTCACGCGCGTCAAGATCACCGGCATCAAGTAA
- a CDS encoding DUF4031 domain-containing protein, translating to MTILVDDPLWPAHGRLWAHLVSDDNLDELHAFARAHDVPARAFDLDHYDVPEEIIPRLLTAGAQHVGGKELVRRLIASGLRIPARDRR from the coding sequence ATGACCATACTCGTCGACGACCCGCTCTGGCCCGCCCACGGTCGACTCTGGGCGCACCTGGTCAGCGACGACAACCTGGATGAACTGCACGCGTTCGCACGGGCGCACGATGTGCCCGCGCGCGCGTTCGACCTCGACCACTACGACGTTCCGGAGGAGATCATCCCCCGTCTCCTCACAGCCGGCGCTCAGCACGTCGGCGGCAAGGAACTGGTGAGACGACTGATCGCCTCAGGCCTCAGGATCCCCGCTCGCGACCGGCGCTGA
- the rpmA gene encoding 50S ribosomal protein L27, producing the protein MAHKKGASSTRNGRDSNAQRLGVKRFGGQQVNAGEIIVRQRGTHFHPGVNVGRGGDDTLFALAAGAVQFGAKGGRKVINIVVAGE; encoded by the coding sequence ATGGCACATAAAAAGGGCGCAAGCTCCACCCGTAACGGTCGTGACTCCAACGCACAGCGCCTCGGCGTGAAGCGCTTCGGCGGTCAGCAGGTCAACGCCGGCGAGATCATCGTCCGCCAGCGCGGCACGCACTTCCACCCCGGCGTGAACGTCGGCCGTGGCGGAGACGACACGCTGTTCGCTCTGGCCGCAGGCGCGGTCCAGTTCGGCGCCAAGGGTGGCCGCAAGGTCATCAACATCGTCGTCGCCGGCGAGTAA